The following proteins come from a genomic window of Diorhabda sublineata isolate icDioSubl1.1 chromosome 7, icDioSubl1.1, whole genome shotgun sequence:
- the LOC130446719 gene encoding tetraspanin-6-like: MGKHMQTVAAMACMKTLLMIFNTVFWITGVVILAIGVWVEVELYKYMEMSTAFSHTTSYVLIVTGFLIILVASLACCCTIKGQIKLLYVYSVFLAIIFVVELGAGISIFTYRTKLTEGFDNGITQAMENYRNDSTHLAEDFDLMQETLKCCGNHEPRDWLDLTPSEPIPQSCCIQENCNTDKEDQIYDQGCYTKIIEFLNNNVGIVAGVAVGIAFFPLVGVLLSCCLANVIKKAKYEPMA; encoded by the exons atggGCAAACATATGCAAACTGTTGCTGCCATGGCATGCATGAAAACTCTGTTGATGATTTTCAATACAGTATTTTGG ATTACCGGGGTAGTTATATTAGCTATTGGAGTATGGGTTGAGGTggaattatacaaatatatggaaatgagTACCGCCTTTAGTCATACAACTTCGTATGTTTTAATAGTGACAGGATTCCTTATTATCCTCGTGGCTTCGTTAGCTTGTTGTTGCACAATTAAAGGACAGATAAAACTTCTGTATGTC TACAGTGTTTTTTTGGCTATAATATTCGTTGTGGAGCTCGGAGCAGGTATTTCGATATTTACGTACCGTACAAAATTGACGGAAGGTTTCGATAATGGGATTACGCAAGCCATGGAAAACTATCGGAACGACAGCACGCATTTAGCTGAAGATTTCGATCTGATGCAAGAAACG TTAAAATGTTGCGGAAATCACGAACCAAGAGACTGGTTGGATTTGACTCCTTCTGAACCTATACCACAATCTTGTTGTATTCAAGAGAACTGTAATACCGATAAAGAAGATCAAATTTACGATCAG gGATGTTATAcgaaaataatcgaatttttgaataacaacGTGGGAATCGTTGCTGGTGTCGCCGTTGGAATAGCTTTCTTTCCATTAGTAGGAGTTCTGTTATCTTGCTGTTTAGCAAATGTCATAAAGAAAGCAAAATATGAACCGATGGCTTGA